In Bacteroides sp., the DNA window GTTGCGGGTGCCTTCAGTCAGGGAGTAACGCTTTTCGGAGGTCAGGTCGCAGCGGGCAAATTTCACTGTACCCAGGGCATTGACGGCAAGGATGATGGCAAGTCCCAGCAGCAGTTGCTGGATGTTGCGGCGTTTCACATCCCTGCGGGCAGGGCTTGTGCGGGATGGATCGGGTTTATTGAGTTTGCTGAATATCTTCATTTCGATCAGGCTCCTTATCTTATGGGTTAACCCCTGCCCTACCATTTCCTGCTTTCCAGCCGGATCTTGGTAAAAAGAATAAAGAGGGCGGTAAGGCTTAGGAAATAGATGAGGTCGCGGGTATCGATCACGCCCCTGCTCATCGATGTATAATGGGCATAAATCCCCAGGTTGCGGATCAGTAAATCGGCCTTGCCGAAAAGCTCAAGGGTATAGATCATTTCAAAGCCAATGAAAATAAATCCGCACAGGAAAACGGCAATAATAAAAGAAACGATCTGGTTTTCGGTAATAGAGGAAGCAAAGAGCCCGATGGCCACAAATGCAGCCCCAAGGAAAAGTAGCCCCAGGTAAGAACCCCAGACGCCTCCCATATCGAGATTGCCATGAGGCAGTCCAAAACGGTGAACAGTTATCACAAACACAATCGTGGGAATCAGTGACAACAACACCAATACCAATCCGGCAAAAAACTTCGAAAGGATAATACCCAGGTCGGTAATGGGCTTTGTCAGCAGCATTTCAATGGTCCCCGAGCGAATCTCATCGGAGAAAAAACGCATGGTGATGGCGGGGATCAGGAATAAAAAGACAAAGGGGCCCATGACAAATAAGCCATCGAGGTTGGCATAGCCTGCCCGCAGGATGTTGTAATCCGTCGGGAACACCCACAGGAAAAGACTGATGACAATAAGAAAGACCGCAATGACAATATAACCGATCAGGCTGTTGAAAAAGTTATTGATTTCTTTCTTGAAAAGTGTTAACATATCCTTTTATTGATCCGTATTAAAATCGATAGAAACGGTTTCGTTGAGGTACAGTCCTAGAAGTCCGGAAGCCTTACCGCGATTGATGGCAATTTCAAGAAATCCGGTAGAGCCAAACAGGGCAAGCTTTTCCCCCTCCACCACATCATCGTAAGACTGGGAAAGGCGGTCAATGCCACTTCCCAACGAACGAAAATTAATGGAAAAGGGTCTTCCCTTACCAACATTACGAAAAGTAGGCTGGTCAATGTTGACAAAAACATTTTCATAATCGTCAATGAAAATGATCTTGCCAATGATCTGGTTGGGATGTACTACCGGTCTGAACAGGATGCGTTCGTTCAGTTTGGTATGCGGGGGCCCCAGTTCGCTGAGGGCTTTACCCCCGGCAATCATTGAGGCCGCCCTGGCAAAGACATCGCGGGTGGAAAAAGTAAAGTAATCGCTGTCCTGCAAAATATCAATCTCCACCACCTCCTGGGGGTTGTGGTCAAAAAGCAGGGAGAAGATACCATTGTCGGACCCTATAAAATAATGCCCCTGATGTTTCACGGCGATATGGGGGCTCTCCAGGCCCCCTTCGGTATTGATGCCTACCAGATGAATGCTGCTCTCTGGGAAATGCAGATAGGCATTGCGGAGGACAAAACTGGCGTGCATGATATTGAAGGAAGGGATCTGATGAGAGATATCGACAATGTTCACCCCCGGAATGAGCTTCAGCAGCGTTCCTTTAACAGCGCCAACATAGTGGCTCCCAAGGCCCCAGTCGCTTGTGAGGGTAACAACAGTCATTCAAGGTCTTTTTTTAGCGCAGCAGATCGCGTATTGATGAAGGGGCAAAATTAATGGGCTTACCCGAAAATTCCCAAATTTATTGTTATTTTGCAGCAGTAAAAATACAGAAATAATATCAGCCCGTTGAATTTTAAAAAGGGCTTTTTAATAAATTATTTTCTGATAAAAAGGGACAAGACCGCCTTGTATGGGTGAAAAGACATTAAAACTGGAAGGCCTTCATCCGCCAGACATCTTCGGGCTTCGTGAAGAGAAGCTTCAACTGCTGCGAAACATATTTCCAAAACTTAAGTTGATAGCCCGTGGCGAAGACCTCAAACTCATCGGTGATGATGAAGAGATTCGTTATTTTGAACAGAAGTTCGGGCTGATGGTGAATCATTACGATCGTTTCAGCAAGCTCACCGAAGAGAACATCCTTGAGGTGATGGCCCACGAGGATGGAACCATTCGTGAGACTTCGGGCGAAAAAGAGGAAGGCGAGCTGATCCTTTACGGAAAGAACGGGATGCTGATCAAAGCCCGCACCCCCAACCAAAAGCGCATGGTGGAAAGCTTTAAGCGCCATGACATGCTGTTTGCCATAGGCCCTGCTGGCACCGGAAAGACTTATACTGCAGTAGCCCTGGCCGTCAGGGCATTGAAAAACAAGGAAGTGAGGCGCATCATCCTGGCGCGGCCCGCTGTAGAAGCAGGCGAAAACCTGGGCTTCCTTCCGGGCGACCTGAAGGACAAGCTTGACCCCTACCTTCAGCCCCTCTATGACGCCCTCCGCGATATGATTCCCCCGGCCAAGCTGGCATCTTATTTAGAGGAGGGCACCATCGAGATCGCTCCCCTTGCCTTTATGCGCGGACGCACCCTCGACAACGCTTTTGCCATCCTCGATGAAGCCCAGAACGCCACCGACAGTCAGCTGAAGATGTTTCTCACACGCATGGGCAAATCGGCCAAGTTTATCATTACTGGCGATATCACCCAGATCGACCTGCCTCGCAGTCAAGTTTCCGGCCTTATTACAGCAACAAAAGTCCTCAATAAGGTATCAGGTATCGATTTCATCTTTCTAAACGAGAAAGATGTGGTGCGCCATTCGCTGGTGACCAAGATCATTGATGCATACGAGCGAACTGCCCCCGCACCGAAAAAAGAAAAAGGAGAAAAAGAAAACAACCAAGCATAAACCAAAGTCCATTTTTTTATGAAAGCTGTAACCCAAACCCAGTTTCATTTTCCCGGGCAAACCGGTTTCTACAAAGGAAAAGTGCGCGATGTTTATACCATTGAAGACCGCCTGATGCTGATGGTGGTCAGCGACCGTATTTCGGCCTTTGATGTAGTACTCCCAAAAGGCATACCCTACAAGGGGCAGGTGCTGAACCAGATCGCCGCACGTTTTCTGGACGCTACTGCCGACATCGTTCCCAACTGGAAGATCGATACCCCCGATCCCATGGTCACCGCTGGCATCTTTTGCGAGCCCTTTAAGGTGGAAATGGTCATCCGCGGTTATCTCTCCGGACACGCCTGGCGCGAATACAAGCAAGGAAAACGCAGCATCTGTGGCGTCCCGATGCCCGAGGGGATGAAGGAAAACGACCGCTTCCCTGAACCCCTGATCACCCCTACCACCAAGGCCCTGATCGGGCACGATGAGGATATTTCGCGCGAAGAGATCCTTTCTTCCGGACTGGTTAGCGAAGAAGATTATGTGCAACTCGAGGCCTATACCCGCGCCTTGTTTCAACGTGGCACCGAAATGGCCGACGAGATGGGCCTCATCCTGGTGGATACGAAATATGAATTTGGGAAGGCCAACGGAAAAATTTACCTGATCGATGAAATTCATACCCCTGATTCCTCTCGTTATTTTTATGAGGAAAGCTATGCAGAGCGGCAGCAGGCCAGCCAGCCCCAGAAACAGCTTTCCAAGGAATTTGTCAGGGAATGGCTGATGGAGCGCGGCTTCAATGGGCAGGAAGGGCAAGCGGTTCCCGAAATGACAGATGAATTTGTAGCCAGTGTGTCCGACCGCTATATTGAGCTGTTTGAGAAAATTACCGGCGAAAAGTTCATGAAAACTCCGGCCGAAGACATTCTTAAGCGCATTGAGGAGAACTGCCTGAATTTCCTGGAAAACCAACAGGGGCATTCTTAAAACAACAAAACAGAAAAACCAGACGGGAAAAAACCGCCTCTGCAGGCAGTTTTTTCCCGTTTTTTATAACCCTTTGGGCCAAGCCTTCGTACAAACAATGAGATGTAAATAAAAAAGCCTTATTTTCCGGTTGTTTTCGCCCGGGTAAAAAGCTCCGGTGAAAACAGGTGTTTTATTCCACTTCTTAGCAAACAAAACGGATTCACAGGGATTAGGCAGGCTTTATATTTGCAATGATATTGTCAATCAGGTATTTGTAAATAATACATAGATGAAGAAACCGATATTCACTTTCGCCTCTGCATTGCTGATGTTATTTCCCCTGATTTTAAGCGGAACCCCACCCTTTGATTGCCAGATCACAGTTACGGGTGGAGAAACCAGCATCTGCCAGGGCCAGCCACTGGTGCTCATTGCCAGGGTTGATAAGGGCTTAAGTGAAACAGCAGGACATCAATGGGAGGCCGAAGGCAAGCTGCTTTCAGCTTCCGACAAGGCTTTTGTAAAGTTCGACACCAGTCATCCAGGTATTTTCAAGGTCAAATACTTTGCCATGGACCAGGAGGGGAACCAGGCGCAATGTGAGCTGGAAATAAACGTTGCAAGCTTGCCTTCGGTAGAGATTGTGGAAAACTTTGGGGTTTTTCAGCGGATTTTGTTCAAAAAACCCATGCTTAGCCTTCACATTAATTCAACGGAAAGTCATACCTTTCAATGGTTTTTGGATGAAGATGCCATACCTGGTGCCAACGGGTCTGAATTCAGACCCAAATCAGCAGGAAAATATCACGCAAGGGTCACAAGTCCGCAGGGCTGCAGGACCTTTTCGAAAGAAATAATCATAGAATGAAGCGTTTTTTGAAAAATAATCGCGAAGCAATGAAAAACCAGATTCGCCACGGTAACAAGAGAAGAATTTCCCGTCTTGGGATTTTTCCATTATTATACCTGCTGTTTCATGCGGGAGTATTAATGGCCCAGCCCATTACCGTCATCATACAAACACCCGATGGAGTGCGAGAAGTGTGCCAGGGTTCCGGCACCTTTATCCTTACTGCCTATGCGGAAGGAGGCAACCAGAATTTTGTGACATATGAATGGGATGCTGATCCGGGAATGCTTATTCCGGAGGGAGACTATGCCATTTTCAACAATGAGTTCTCTACCCCGCCCGGGGTTTATCCTGTCAGTGTCACCGTTACCGACAGTGAAGGCAACTCTGGTTCGGCTTCCATTAATATAACGCTGAAAGAAACCCCCATCGTTACCATCACGGCTGACGGGCCAACGACATTCTGTGACGGAGGTTCTGTAAATCTCATTGCCGACCCTGTCAATGGTTTCGATTTCATCTGGAGGCGCGGCAGTGTGGAGATACTCGACGCAACACAGCCCATTTACACGGCTTTTGAAAGTGGTAGCTACCGCGTAAGGATCATTGCAGAAAACGGATGTTTTAGTCTCTCTAATGTAATTCCGGTTACTGTTCATGAACTTCCTGACGTAACCGCCACCAATGACGGACCGGTGTGTGAAGGAGGCGACGTTCCATTACAGGGAGGTCCTAACGGAATGGTTTCCTATTTCTGGGCCAGCCCAGACAATCCCGGATTTACTTCTGCCGTGCAAAACCCACTCCTTGCAAATATCAGCCCGGATGAAGCTGGTGAATACATCCTCACGGTGACCGATTCCAACGGATGTGAGAACACTGCATCCACCTTTGTTGTAGTGGATGAAATCCCCGTAGCACCGTTATCGGCCAGTTCAAGCGACCCTATCGTCTGCAATGGCACCGAAGGCAACATGACCCTTACCGCCACAGGCGGAAGCGGACAGGTCCTCCGGTGGTTTACCGGAAGCTGCGGCGGGACCTTCATTGGCGAAGAAAATAACCTGGTGGTACCCATTCCGCCAGAAACCACTACTTATTATGTACTATGGGAATCTGGCGCCTGCGGGCAGTCGGCCTGCGCATCGGTTACTGTAATCGTTTCCGATCCCCCTGAACTAAGCATCACCAGTACACCCATCAGCTGTAACGGGGAAGAGGATGCCACTGCTACCGTCAATATTACGGGGGGCACACCTCCTTACACCATCCTCTGGAGCACAGGAGCCACAACCAATTCCATTGAAAACCTAGGGCCCGGAACTTACAGCGTTTCTGTAACTGATGCCGCTGGCTGTATTGTGAATGAAGAGATTACCATCGTCGATCCTGACCCCATAATCGTAACCATT includes these proteins:
- a CDS encoding PhoH family protein; translation: MGEKTLKLEGLHPPDIFGLREEKLQLLRNIFPKLKLIARGEDLKLIGDDEEIRYFEQKFGLMVNHYDRFSKLTEENILEVMAHEDGTIRETSGEKEEGELILYGKNGMLIKARTPNQKRMVESFKRHDMLFAIGPAGTGKTYTAVALAVRALKNKEVRRIILARPAVEAGENLGFLPGDLKDKLDPYLQPLYDALRDMIPPAKLASYLEEGTIEIAPLAFMRGRTLDNAFAILDEAQNATDSQLKMFLTRMGKSAKFIITGDITQIDLPRSQVSGLITATKVLNKVSGIDFIFLNEKDVVRHSLVTKIIDAYERTAPAPKKEKGEKENNQA
- a CDS encoding phosphoribosylaminoimidazolesuccinocarboxamide synthase; protein product: MKAVTQTQFHFPGQTGFYKGKVRDVYTIEDRLMLMVVSDRISAFDVVLPKGIPYKGQVLNQIAARFLDATADIVPNWKIDTPDPMVTAGIFCEPFKVEMVIRGYLSGHAWREYKQGKRSICGVPMPEGMKENDRFPEPLITPTTKALIGHDEDISREEILSSGLVSEEDYVQLEAYTRALFQRGTEMADEMGLILVDTKYEFGKANGKIYLIDEIHTPDSSRYFYEESYAERQQASQPQKQLSKEFVREWLMERGFNGQEGQAVPEMTDEFVASVSDRYIELFEKITGEKFMKTPAEDILKRIEENCLNFLENQQGHS
- the gldF gene encoding gliding motility-associated ABC transporter permease subunit GldF, with protein sequence MLTLFKKEINNFFNSLIGYIVIAVFLIVISLFLWVFPTDYNILRAGYANLDGLFVMGPFVFLFLIPAITMRFFSDEIRSGTIEMLLTKPITDLGIILSKFFAGLVLVLLSLIPTIVFVITVHRFGLPHGNLDMGGVWGSYLGLLFLGAAFVAIGLFASSITENQIVSFIIAVFLCGFIFIGFEMIYTLELFGKADLLIRNLGIYAHYTSMSRGVIDTRDLIYFLSLTALFILFTKIRLESRKW
- a CDS encoding SAM-dependent chlorinase/fluorinase, which encodes MTVVTLTSDWGLGSHYVGAVKGTLLKLIPGVNIVDISHQIPSFNIMHASFVLRNAYLHFPESSIHLVGINTEGGLESPHIAVKHQGHYFIGSDNGIFSLLFDHNPQEVVEIDILQDSDYFTFSTRDVFARAASMIAGGKALSELGPPHTKLNERILFRPVVHPNQIIGKIIFIDDYENVFVNIDQPTFRNVGKGRPFSINFRSLGSGIDRLSQSYDDVVEGEKLALFGSTGFLEIAINRGKASGLLGLYLNETVSIDFNTDQ